GGGCTGCAACCGGCCCAGGCGCCCCACGAAGCGGCGTCCGCCCAGCGACATCGTGGCGGACTCCAACCAGAACGGAGACCCGGCGGCGTCGGCGGCCCACGTCACCCCGCGCACCCCAAGCGACTCCAGAAGCGCCTCCACCACCCCTTTGGCATCATACAGGTCGCAGCGGGCCCCGCGGTCGGCGCCACTCCAGAATCCCGGGTCCCGCGCCCCGGTCATCGCAAGGGCCAGTCGCCACCCCTCCCGGGGCGCCGGGGCCCCGCCGGTGAAGACACGCCCCAGTTCGTACACCTGCACGTCCGGATTCCGGCGGCTCAGGTTGACCCGGAGAACGTCCAGCAGCCCCGGAAGCAGGGAGGGACGCAGGACGTTCATGTCCGAACTCAATGGATTGGCGAGTCGGACGATGTCGGGAGTCATCCACAAGGCGGATGCCTCGGAAACAAGGGTCTGTCCCTGCGCCTCCAGCAGCCCCAGGGACGCCAGTGTTGTCCGGACGCCCGCCATGCGGTCATGGACCGCGTCGAAGGGATGCGTCCCGACCGCACCGCGCGGGGGGGTCGCCGGGATGCGATCCACACCGTAGAGCCGCGCAACCTCCTCAATGAGATCAGCCTCGCGCTTGAGGTCCACGCGCCAGGTGGGAATCCGGAACTCCAGGGCGCCCTCCACGGTTGCCAGCTCCGAAGTCACCGGTTCCAAGCCGAGGCGCGTCAGATATCCCGCCTGTTCCTCCGCGGGAATTGAGACCCCGAGCAGGGCGTCGGTGCGCCGGGGACGCAGCGGGATCGTGCGGTTCGGCACGGCATCCGGCTGGACATCCACCACACCCGCCTCCAGGACGCCGCCCGCGGTCTCCAGGATGAGTGCGGCACACCGGCGGCTGGCAGCCTCGCAAGCGCCAATGTCGGCACCCCGCTCGAACCGGTGACTGGCATCGGTGCGCAGACCCAATGCCTTGCTGGTGCGGCGGATCCCTGCAGGCGCGAAGGTCGCCGACTCCAGCAGCACGTCGGTCGTGGACGCCGTGATTTCCGAGTTTTGGCCGCCCATCACCCCGGCCAGGGCAATGCCCTTTTCGGAATCGGCGATCAGCAGGTGCGCCGGAGTCAGCTCATGGACGCCGCCGTCCAGGGTGGCGAATCGCTCGCCCTCGCCGGCGCGCCTCACGACGATCGCGGGTCGCCCGTCCGGTCCGGCCGCCACCTGCCGCAGGTCAAAGGCGTGCAACGGCTGCCCCGTTTCGAGCATCACGAAATTCGTGACGTCCACGAGATTGTTCACGCTGCGAAGGCCGGAGCGCTCCAGAGCGGTCCGCAGCCAGTCCGGACTTGGACCCACCCGCACCCCGCGCAGGACCCGGGCGGTGTATCGGGGGCAAAGGTCCGGCGCCTCGATCCGCACCGCGACCGAGGCGTCCACGCCCCCCCCTTCTTCGACGGGCCGCGGGTCGGGAATCTGCAGCCGCTCCCCGGTGACCGCAGCCACCTCACGGGCGATGCCGATGACACTGTTCCAGTCCGGCCGGTTGGGGGTGACCTCCAGATCGAAAACGACATCCCCACCCGACCGGCCGAGATGCACGGCAAGCGGCTGGCCCACCGGGGCGTCGGGACGCAGGATCAGGAGGCCGTCCGCAGCCGCCAGGCCGAAGTCCTCGGGTTGGATGCCCAACTCCTCCGCGCTGCAGAGCATGCCGTGGGATTCCACGCCGCGGATCCGTCCGACCTTGATGGTGAACGGTTCGCGTTCACCCGCCCGGGGCGGCAATGAGGCGCCCGGGAGAATGAGCGGCACCTTGTCTCCGGGCTGGAAGTTGCGGGCCCCGCAGACGATCTGGCGTTCCCCCTGGCCGTCGGCAACCCGGCAGATGGACAGCTTGTCCGCATTGGGATGCGGATCGCGGGTTAGCACCTGGGCGACGACCACCCCGTCGAATTCACCCCCGAATCGCTGCACGGATTCCACCTCGAGGCCAAGGCAGGTCAATCGCCCGGCCAGATCCTCGGGGGTGCCGT
This is a stretch of genomic DNA from Verrucomicrobiia bacterium. It encodes these proteins:
- the pheT gene encoding phenylalanine--tRNA ligase subunit beta, with product MKLSLNWLRQYVAFNGTPEDLAGRLTCLGLEVESVQRFGGEFDGVVVAQVLTRDPHPNADKLSICRVADGQGERQIVCGARNFQPGDKVPLILPGASLPPRAGEREPFTIKVGRIRGVESHGMLCSAEELGIQPEDFGLAAADGLLILRPDAPVGQPLAVHLGRSGGDVVFDLEVTPNRPDWNSVIGIAREVAAVTGERLQIPDPRPVEEGGGVDASVAVRIEAPDLCPRYTARVLRGVRVGPSPDWLRTALERSGLRSVNNLVDVTNFVMLETGQPLHAFDLRQVAAGPDGRPAIVVRRAGEGERFATLDGGVHELTPAHLLIADSEKGIALAGVMGGQNSEITASTTDVLLESATFAPAGIRRTSKALGLRTDASHRFERGADIGACEAASRRCAALILETAGGVLEAGVVDVQPDAVPNRTIPLRPRRTDALLGVSIPAEEQAGYLTRLGLEPVTSELATVEGALEFRIPTWRVDLKREADLIEEVARLYGVDRIPATPPRGAVGTHPFDAVHDRMAGVRTTLASLGLLEAQGQTLVSEASALWMTPDIVRLANPLSSDMNVLRPSLLPGLLDVLRVNLSRRNPDVQVYELGRVFTGGAPAPREGWRLALAMTGARDPGFWSGADRGARCDLYDAKGVVEALLESLGVRGVTWAADAAGSPFWLESATMSLGGRRFVGRLGRLQPAVARDHGLRDAVFLAELDLDLLLSRRQEPASFKPLPQFPAVERDLAILVPESVTHDAVLEVVRALRPAHLESVALFDVFRGRHVPEGSKSLAYAFTYRAADRTLKDEEVQAVQSALVMALKDRLGATVRE